CAGGTGTTGCCTTCTCATTCCCGAGCATCCTTGGTGAAGAATGGGAGCCGGCTGCTTACCCACTTCTGCTCCTCAGTCTTGCAGCCGTCGTTGAAACCGGTCTCGCGACGATAGCCCCAGCCGTCCAAGCGGAAGGTCGACCTGGGTCGTTGGCTTGGGTCAACGGTGCCTCCTTGGCGGGGACAGTCGCTCTGGTCGGCGTCGTCGGAATCGTTGCTGCTGACCGAGCGCTGGAGATCCAGCTCGCCATGATCGCGTCCGCTCGACTCGTCGTAGTCGCTGCCTTAACGGCACCACTGTCCGTCTGGGTCCTGCGTAGGACGCTCGGTGTGCGCACACTTGCATATCTCGGTGCGATTGTGCCAGGTGGGCTCATCGCATCGGCCGCCATCATCGCGGGATTGACGGCGCATACTTGGGCGGCGCAACATTCGGTCACGCCACTCCTCGAGCTCCTCGCCGCCGGAGCGTCTGGGGGTGCAGCAACCGTAGGTGGCTATGCCATCTTCTGGCGCACCTTCCTCCTGTCTCGTATGAGGGAGGCCGTCAAAGCGGTACCGAAGTCCTCCTCGCGCGTCGAGTAGCGGAAGCCGGATGCCTCACGTGAAACCCTGAACCATGCGGAAACAGTGAGCCTCTCTTGTTGTGGGAGGTCGCACGAGCCGCCAGGTGCTCGCGGTTCCTGGTCGAGGTCTTGGTCTGAGCTCACTTTCGAGCATGACCCGGAGGTGGCGACGGCCGGTGGTCCTGGTGGGATGGGTGTGGTCCGGACGGGCGCACCATGGACGTCGAGGTGTACCAAGCCGGCACGTTGCTGACGGCGGGGCTGCTTCCAATGCAGGGGAACCTGCAAGTGGGGTGTGGCTTGTCGAAGGGCCCACATCCGCCCTGAGGTTCTCGTGTCCCACGGTGATGCTCGCACCACCGTCCATGGCCGCGAGCTGATCGTCGACCGGCACCCCCCGACTTGCTCCAGACGCACATCGCCGCAGCCACGGGCTTCGTCCGCAAGTGCGTGCGCACCTGACTCGTTCGCTGTGCCACGTAGGGCGAGGCCGGTCTGGCCGACCGCTCATCGCCGCCGCACTGCAACCCGAGCCGGACGGGGTCGAAGTCGAGGACCGCATCGTCGAGCGGTCTGGGCAGGAGCCCCACGGTCCGGACTGGCTCGGCGCGCAGCTGGATGTGCCGGCCCGCGCGGTCTCCCGGGTGCTGACGCGCAGCGGACAGTCCCGGCTGTGCACGCTGGATCCGAACACCGGGGAGGTGAACCGCGTCTCCCGGCAGACCGCGGTCCGCTACGACCGCTATCAGCCCGGCGAGCTGACCCACATGAACGTGGAGGAGTTCGCCGCATCGTCGACTGCGGCGGCTGGCGCACGCACGGCCGAGCGGCCACCGTCGATCTCGGCGCAAGTCGGTGCCCACAGGTCACGACCCCCGTGCACTCGGTGGTACATGACCACTCCCGGCTGGTCGACTCCGAGGTGTTGCCCGATGAGAAGGGCACGACCTGCGCGGCGGTCCTGGCGCGGGCGGCAGACTACTTCACCGCCCACGGCATCGACCGTATCGAGCCGGTGATGACCGACCACGCCAACGCCTCCAAGCACTCGATCAAGGGTGTGTGCGCCCCGCTCGGCGCCCGGCGGAAGTCCATCCGCCCGCACTGCCACCGGTAGAAGGGCGAGGTCGAACGGGTCAACCGCACCCTTGCCACCGAGTGGCCTACCGGCAAGTCTTCACCAGCAACGCCAGCGCGCCGCCGCCCTTGCTCCTGAGTTGGGCTACAACACTGCCCGCCGCCACAGCGCACTCGGCGGACTCCCACCGGTCAGCCGCCTGGCGCCAACCTGATGACGGGGTGCAACGAGGCTGCTTCTGCGACACGGACGGCGCCGATGACTTGCGAGCGATGGACGCCCACTTGGCCGACGCTGATCGGGTGTTCGGCACAGTCGGCGGCAGCTGTCCGCAGCTCCGTGGGCATGGCGTTCGCCTGTAGCTCCGTCCGGTGGGACGCGGTGAACAGCGGGCGGGGATCGACCGGGCGGGCGCATTCAGTCGGGCTCGGTCATGCAGCCGCCGGCGCAGTGATCAGCGTCGACCCGTCCACCTGCTTGCGGTTGCCAATGACATGGTCTGCAGCCGTCGTCCGCTATGGCAATGGTCGCCGTAGCCACAGCATCGTCCAGTTGTCGACCACCAGCACCTGCTGCTGCGTGCCTCCCACCCTGTTGGCTGCGCCCAGTGTCCTGAGCCGGCGATGCCTCATCTCAGTGGTGCGGACGCGCTCAACGCTTGGTCGAGCTGCCGGTGAGGATCGGAGGGCGTTCGATCCCTCACCAGGCGCCACATGGCTCCGGCGACGCCTAGGCAGAGGAAGAAGACCCCCGCGAAGGTGGGGAAGGCAAGCGAGTCGAATGTGAAGGACGTGACTATCGCGACGGATGCAGTCGCTGCAAGCGCCTGGCCCAGGTGGGTGTCGTCTCGATCGCCACCCCTTCTTCTCAGGGTCCGTCCGAGCCAGTAGGCGCTGAGGAATGCAACTGACATGGCAAGCGTTCCGGCGATCCCTGTTTCGAGCAGCGCTCCCAGGTACTGGTTGTCCAGGAGTCGATAAATCTCGGGAACGTAGGTGCCTACGCCACGCCCGAACCATGGCCGGTCAACTATGTATGACCACGTAGCGGCATAGTCGGCTCTACGACCTTGGATGCTCGGATCCGCCTCGACGTTGAGGAAGGCGGATTTCAGCGTACCGAGAACACCTGGCACAGCGGCTCGGAAAGCGACGAGTGCAAGTCCCGCGATGAGTGCGGCCTTCAATCGTCGGCGCCAGTCCCATGCCGCGCTGAGGACCAACGACCCCACAGCGACGCCGAGTACGCCGGCCCGCGAGATGGAAAAGGGGACAGAGGCGGCTATGATCGCTACCTGAGTCCAGCGCAGTGTTGCGTTTGTGCGGGTAATCGCCGTGAAGGCGCGATAGATCGCGATGGGCAACAGCATGGCCAGGACTACGCCGAACTCGATGTAGTGCTGCTGTGTCCCGTACACGCGATTGAAGTCGGGTCCGCCCCTGACTCCGACGCCGACCAGATCCTGGTTGTAGACGAGACCCGGAAAGCGAAGGTATGGGGTCAGGTCTATGTTGTAGAACTGTAGAGCCCCTAGTAGAGCGGTGAAGGTGCCTGCGCAGATCAGTGCGGTGAGCAGTCGGTCTACGTGGACACGGCTCCTCAGACCATCTGCTGCAGTCAGTGCGACGCCCAGCCATGCTC
This window of the Geodermatophilus sp. DSM 44513 genome carries:
- a CDS encoding O-antigen ligase; translation: MLMLYVGLLFILPARLVLPGMGGAGRPTVALGLGLLLWWLLTRLHPHLATPGWQPVRLVLCLLTITILISYAAGLDRGLLPLEARSADRYLLIFGAWLGVALTAADGLRSRVHVDRLLTALICAGTFTALLGALQFYNIDLTPYLRFPGLVYNQDLVGVGVRGGPDFNRVYGTQQHYIEFGVVLAMLLPIAIYRAFTAITRTNATLRWTQVAIIAASVPFSISRAGVLGVAVGSLVLSAAWDWRRRLKAALIAGLALVAFRAAVPGVLGTLKSAFLNVEADPSIQGRRADYAATWSYIVDRPWFGRGVGTYVPEIYRLLDNQYLGALLETGIAGTLAMSVAFLSAYWLGRTLRRRGGDRDDTHLGQALAATASVAIVTSFTFDSLAFPTFAGVFFLCLGVAGAMWRLVRDRTPSDPHRQLDQALSASAPLR